In one Plasmodium falciparum 3D7 genome assembly, chromosome: 14 genomic region, the following are encoded:
- a CDS encoding liver specific protein 1, putative, whose translation MKLSVLYLVVSLYFFDRKIVCNKKNGKSKSNNHNYFNNTTKHIDKQVIYNLPENDNLFHVLKYLIHGENKNILYDVDESLYTKIENKEYITKEDLLRTLALIEKKNVDCNDNIKKVKIAKLLIDINDLLRTNYIILDDYKEINKNDLTKNGFLLKLQNSLNKRDMVNSKRVNQDIILRNQYLEKNYKLCSISSDMLIISTPRNLNISDTSIKEIKHPSSINIMNEIFCDNVISSNVSNISPLQLNKSIGLYKPLLDLDIKSRIDEYRKKIITYYQDSMNEIFYLIRDEFNEIKKKFYLYIHPSKMPEAKPNNDIFKKEDMEGNEIITYVSNKIENKENIKNKEEYILKSNNNNVIKISSKRTKKVINIPIKKKKLSNDIKENVNSSTKSDNNNIISNETVDACTKIESENGNKKKDDNVKNINRIYHIFLKKKNNEKKCDISKQTLYNNSFKENDVIKTFTHNDNILKKIIIIKDVSREKPTIKEIIHQQPLPVENSELYNISEHIQNKCNCCFYSIPLIHIYHPNGSMHCLSCSQYEKNVNRKCPIYEKYITFNYNDTCLLCVPSSYITNNCFCNLIHSKGLGEKTNDVPKKLNMMPHFSSIIDVYGNKNIDGYNNFENDNNLLVYSNNDEPILKKNHKERPNKKCSNRYKLKCPVGNGSSDMFSGQSISIFPIIGDDINRGHYENCPYYDEEDVMCYNTITNKKININNEDDNYEKILYDKDKIVYLNSSSFDTINIKIEGEDLNMNDRNEENDLLDKESIEYINEINEKEYYDSIEACKDYRYHTFEESIKNVNNRECYKNVYYSTVHKKEDNIDKKCSHDIESRNKRVNEYEDECENDNNNNNNNNDDDDGEERNYFLFDLRFIYKTGFFTKRKTIINSYLKTNKIDITYNKEKILYLFKNLFEKTFKDINYQIKESLVHMFPIVQNSEIQGFDIDFGKVKLHYATSINMFKYSVFDLINMKIYFISPDKTYILLEDIIREIREEKENSNNDGSRRKNKIINKYLHEMDITNIEWSTENSKTNTTNSESKTTTTRENTIVIKEKIGTHDEKKKKCDNTKNNRNNNDDNDDNDNDNDNNNDNNNDNNNNNNNNNNNNNNNNNNNNNNSNSNSCDNNNKRDNDSFEHVDIQKNDTITTNIDCNIIHNNTIDSSNKNRIKYNLNILKFLLKYKDLLSKEDINMISDKNNLVTINKNDKTNIGDEIIEITIRKNEKRNIENNCTYTNNSIINNIDNNISESININGGEGINAVIETVDKYLDKYFSVHNMPIYYMENMKISKNIIYVTSDVNSDLDMLKMSILGICNITNKSIDNFNFFLVRNEAELYDPNKCQKIPEHIKNVQDLYNYSKMLDMKIIIAPVYAEDIDIIPKSFDYLFKLYKDGDDEKGVTTDSRDNDCQQKGNVDTQERNKTENDTTRITLSNIKHNNIIKNNNKNNNNNNNNSHNNNHSYYNHELSLFNDAESNKPNDNTTTSNDKNYYFFNYDNKKSLILNDPENDENIEYLSEEISIYEDEHIYDEGNLYNSFVIYIDNPFKRINIENAPILKGYTLNLFINDIMNKLIHIPSTFINTQSYKKGMCVMSICYCFNYYSLNIYTNNIILLNFDKDVTLYEVIKEFKSRENEYLLIKNKMNEECQDVDNLSNIKLPHTIDLIDSKYIHLEFPLLYIDEHSNFFQDKITLMNVPENLTVYELCKSMKNILNESLISFNLSTINDIKIYTIRGRQWEMVLDNLLVFGLKINYEDIFTILIDNNLLTKNYYELLSNIIIDFRDNNMYIKKLDIYIDYIFQPYTIYNIPIYITPNNLKYILLQYTNTFLSNSLLDEFFFTYNKRHTTINVVPEVRNWEHVEDSDVYIYEENDINDKKKEQKRNISFIYVLNMLSTFYKIKFNSSKLLESVMGEIHQLCGKRFNENLWLDIKKSTKNEKDIEIYLENSSKKVLIKNVPLDLLVWKLINIIMRGSFNIPIEDKEKLYNLFMLVPKNKDKIKDKNVDYYFLSTPGYTVEEMLRVFEKKKKPKKKGKEKNSANDNNNNNNNDNNNDNYNDNYNNDNNINSNNNYGDMKQTYYKILLIKAYPQHLHGIQNNERFNEYLTFNLEALPSVIDVKNPTTCLSFYVNYKNENKMTHIINVPENISTDMLLKTILSDNFCRWKKLPNEEKMKFSLHLNKKEITNIKDYINNGDIAQLKTFILINNKKRRVQEKYIDLDNTTELGSNVNNISKEELKEIQLYDNVLREILNKNYIDYNNISLSGYTITVYVFDGNKYEPLTIYNVPLNITNKDIINFLLIKSNHINITKLIDEFLLLNEKLYNTYIVKNKNKNMLEEQNVLFIKKLNEEEEVFQLNESKFYLVHNPLFNPLDNLLQNIVHKKYDFKSEKIDIHSVGEKFEILTLNILINNDINNMHNNNVNNNYVNNNNINNNNINNNNINNNNINNNNINNNNFSFGKKKFVITVLNIPYNMYITEFLRYSIGYQRKWIYKFVLFYIIKGSEKYILNDGNDIIRHGKTVSEIFQICKSGDLCTLHIDINFNEADNNLENDIFNEEINAKEMKNVDVDSHADVDVDLDANVYLDANADVEGNINKFVNSLHNDNENRFIVLKELSKKIYTDDYENKKIDMSIICFEYNAGLYERNLFGSSRICNIPKNYTVGDVLRYVKNKIIEDTNISMLNDLQLKIIHNDNYIDIPKDMNIEYAINYLFIYTPFIVYPSDDILKYNNIIDLILYNTIIDIKENSFVKKDIPIYVKKGNIFKNVSLKYIPINIKEDELLTYLLHYLTDNHEVVSFIRDITCICVYPLCDSIYIFHEKKQLSLIPSISYHIQLKNVYYISTVETYENFYNILGHMELNLNKFLHIQNDGNNYKKKEAYNNIYYMNNVDELIHIDVNIIFPSIQKIIRVKNLNVNIKMEELLYKIFGCITNKIYKWGELFRNFVGKKEKINIVNNDIKNNSNNINSINNMNSINNMNNINNMNSINNINNINSINNINNCDNIDRIDNKVLKDYLCEEQNIITFIFCSHDNSIHDYLTSRMIYLPAIINYQTNYITFYSSINGFANNETTFHGFPNYLSPETMLTMLQYNFFHVIGKNYLKLYGSLYDKGTDEDIIYNTNDIRKSENKDIYNKNLIAMRGAIKFILRIKNKGKKKSLDTIQNLINNELNIACENVENDVDMEECNDFLSSLNNSSIFWKNGILGFMANSIVTRDNMNNSLILPYVDFEINEKMFLQNILYHINISPYLYKLFELTHIDKKCNTYKKKLKNSVAHIQCLLSYGFSIYFDLHYDSTFDKYKGFTLGDNSFDITQIHSFQNLHEQNFVDLILYNHDNTFITIKNVYRDMTVATFLNDLSKTRCHILGLTYNQISTYYKLTYEIYNETHDISPNLSIADVHNIVISFSKSSILLKIRKIDITNDISHNNNNNNNNDSDFIINSDNIDYINALPDLYLSPYPPVIDLSQNNFQVNIYMHSKFIPNDYSLRKDIVPHITINNVPSNVFILSLKELLKTIFIQHMEKSQTTTFQLNLYDFEVEFFILTFNRFTSKFHKMNSNVLSNLTISNFYSTYIHGGLFLNIDKIKIDIPNLLNDFIDHFSKVVIDFSHHNIVKQ comes from the coding sequence ATGAAATTAAGTGTTCTATATTTGGTTGTTTCGTTATATTTCTTTGACAGAAAAATTgtttgtaataaaaaaaatggaaagagTAAAAGTAATAaccataattattttaacaaTACTACTAAGCATATTGATAAGCAGgtgatatataatttaccagaaaatgataatttatttcatgttcttaaatatttaatacatggagaaaataaaaatattttatatgatgtCGATGAGAGTTTATATACAAAGATAGAAAACaaagaatatattactaAGGAAGATTTATTAAGAACTTTAGCATTgatagaaaaaaagaatgttgattgtaatgataatataaaaaaagtaaagatagctaaattattaattgaTATTAACGATCTTTTAAgaacaaattatattattcttgATGATtacaaagaaataaataaaaatgatttaacaaaaaatggttttttattaaaattacaaaattctttaaataaaagGGACATGGTGAATTCTAAAAGAGTTAACcaagatattatattaagaaatcaatatttagaaaaaaattataaattatgtagTATATCAAGTGATATGTTAATTATAAGTACCCCtagaaatttaaatatatctgaTACAagtataaaagaaataaaacatCCATCatctataaatattatgaatgaAATTTTTTGTGACAATGTCATATCTTCGAATGTATCAAATATATCACCTTTACAATTAAACAAGTCTATAGGTTTATATAAACCATTACTTGATTTGGATATAAAAAGTAGAATTGatgaatatagaaaaaaaataataacttaTTATCAGGATTCAATgaatgaaatattttatttaataagagatgaatttaatgaaataaaaaaaaaattttacttatatattcatcCTAGTAAAATGCCAGAAGCAAAGCCTAACaatgatatttttaaaaaagaggATATGGAAGGAAATGAAATTATTACCTACGTATCAAACAAAATtgaaaataaggaaaatataaaaaataaagaagaatatatattaaagagtaacaacaataatgttataaaaatttctTCGAAAAGAACTAAAAAGGTTATTAATAtacctataaaaaaaaaaaaattgtccAATGATATAAAGGAAAATGTGAATTCATCAACAAaaagtgataataataatattatttcaaaTGAAACAGTTGATGCATGTACAAAAATAGAAAGTGAaaatggaaataaaaaaaaagatgacaatgtgaagaatataaatcgtatatatcatatctttttaaaaaaaaaaaataatgaaaaaaaatgtgataTTTCTAAGCAAACgctttataataatagttttaaagaaaatgatgtaataaaaacatttacacataatgacaatattttaaaaaaaattattattattaaagacGTTTCAAGAGAAAAACCAACaattaaagaaattataCATCAACAACCTCTTCCTGTAGAGAATTCagaattatataacatatctgagcatattcaaaataaatgtaattgTTGTTTTTATTCTATACcattaattcatatatatcatcctAATGGTAGTATGCATTGTTTATCTTGTTCTCAGTATGAAAAAAACGTAAATAGAAAATGTCCTATATATGAGAAGTATATCACCTTTAATTATAACGACACATGTCTTTTATGTGTCCCCTCTAGTTATATAACTAATAATTGTTTCTGTAATTTAATACATTCAAAAGGATTAGGGGAAAAAACAAATGATGTGcctaaaaaattaaacatgATGCCACATTTTAGTAGTATTATAGATGTAtatggaaataaaaatattgatggttataataattttgagAACGATAATAATCTGTTAGTTTACtcaaataatgatgaacCTATTTTAAAGAAGAATCATAAAGAAAGacctaataaaaaatgttccaataggtataaattaaaatgtcCCGTGGGTAATGGATCTAGTGATATGTTTTCGGGACAATCGATTTCTATTTTTCCTATTATAGGGGATGATATAAATAGAGGTCATTATGAAAATTGTCCATATTATGATGAAGAGGATGTAATGTGTTATAATACAATTACTAATAagaagataaatataaataatgaagatgataattatgaaaaaattttatatgataaagaCAAAATAGTTTATTTAAACAGTAGTTCCTTTgatactattaatattaaaatagaaGGTGAAGATTTGAATATGAATGAtagaaatgaagaaaatgatttattaGATAAGGAATCtatagaatatattaatgagATAAATGAAAAGGAATATTATGATTCGATTGAGGCATGTAAAGATTATCGTTATCATACATTTGAAGAatctataaaaaatgtaaataatagagaatgttataaaaatgtatattatagtacagttcataaaaaagaagataatatagataaaaaatGTTCACATGATATAGAAAGTCGAAATAAAAGGGTAAATGAATATGAAGATGAATgtgaaaatgataataataataataataataataatgatgatgatgatggtgaagaaagaaattattttctttttgatcTTAGATTTATTTACAAAACTGGATTTTTTactaaaagaaaaacaattaTTAATTCTTATTTAAAAACTAACAAAATTGATATTACATACAATAAAGAAAAGatactttatttatttaaaaacttGTTTGAAAAAACATTCaaagatataaattatcAAATTAAAGAATCATTAGTTCACATGTTTCCAATTGTACAAAATTCCGAAATACAAGGATTTGATATAGATTTTGGTAAGGTTAAATTACATTATGCTACATCAattaatatgtttaaatatTCTGTTTTTGATCttattaatatgaaaatttattttatcagcccagataaaacatatatacttCTGGAAGATATTATCAGGGAAATAAgggaagaaaaagaaaattccAATAATGATGGATCACGACgaaaaaacaaaatcatAAATAAGTATTTACATGAAATggatataacaaatattgaGTGGAGTACTGAAAATAGTAAAACGAATACTACAAATAGTGAATCCAAAACAACAACGACAAGAGAAAATACAATTgtgataaaagaaaaaattggcacacatgatgaaaaaaaaaaaaaatgtgacAACACAAAAAACAACAgaaacaataatgatgataatgatgataatgataatgataatgataataataatgataataataatgataataataataataataataataataacaataataataataataataataataataataataataatagtaatagtaatagttgtgataataataacaaaagagATAATGATTCTTTTGAACATGtagatatacaaaaaaatgatacTATTACAACTAATATAGattgtaatattatacataataatactaTCGACagtagtaataaaaatagaattaaatacaatttaaatatattaaaatttttactGAAATATAAAGATCTCTTATCCaaagaagatataaatatgatcaGTGATAAAAACAATCTTGTAACTatcaataaaaatgataaaactaatataggtGATGAGATTATCGAAATAACAATtcgaaaaaatgaaaaacgaAATATAGAAAACAATTGCacttatacaaataattccattataaataatatagataataatatatctgaatctataaatattaatggtGGTGAAGGAATAAATGCAGTCATTGAAACTGTTGATAAATATTTAGATAAATATTTTAGCGTACATAATATgccaatatattatatggaaaatatgaaaatttctaaaaatattatatatgttacatCTGATGTAAATAGTGATTTAGATATGCTTAAAATGAGTATATTAggaatatgtaatataactAATAAATCTAttgataattttaatttctttttagtACGAAATGAAGCAGAATTATATGATCCTAACAAATGTCAGAAAATACCagaacatattaaaaatgtacaAGATTTATATAACTATAGTAAAATGTTAGAcatgaaaattattattgcACCTGTATATGCAGaagatatagatataataccTAAAAGTTTTGATTATttgtttaaattatataaagatgGAGATGATGAAAAAGGCGTGACAACAGATTCTAGAGATAATGATTGTCAACAAAAAGGAAATGTCGATACACAGGAAAGGAATAAGACAGAAAATGACACAACAAGAATTACCCTGTCAAATATCAAGCACAATAATATAATCaaaaacaacaacaaaaacaataataataataataataacagtcataataataatcattcttattataatcatgAATTGTCCCTTTTTAACGATGCAGAAAGTAACAAACCAAACGACAATACAACTACCTcgaatgataaaaattactattttttcaattatgataataagaaatcacttattttaaatgatccagaaaatgatgaaaatattgaATATCTAAGTGAAGAAATAAGCATTTATGAAGATGAACATATTTATGATGAAGggaatttatataattcctttgttatatatatagataatccTTTTAAACGCattaatatagaaaatgcCCCTATATTAAAAGGATATactttaaatttatttataaatgatataatgaATAAACTGATACATATACCTTCCACTTTTATTAATACCCAAtcttataaaaaaggaatgTGTGTAATGAGTATATGTTAttgttttaattattattcattaaatatatatactaataatattattttgttaaacTTTGATAAAGATGTTACATTATATGAAGtaataaaagaatttaaAAGTAGAGAGAacgaatatttattaataaaaaataaaatgaatgaagAATGTCAAGATGTTGataatttatcaaatattaaattaccACATACAATAGATTTGATAGActctaaatatatacatttggaattcccattattatatatagatgaacattctaatttttttcaagATAAAATTACATTAATGAATGTACCCGAAAATTTAACGGTATATGAATTATGTAAATCTATGAAGAATATATTGAACGAATCATTaatatcatttaatttaagtacaataaatgatataaaaatatatacaataagaGGAAGACAATGGGAAATGGTGTTAGATAATCTTTTAGTTTTTggtttaaaaattaattatgaaGATATTTTTACTATATTGATTGATAATAACTTGTTAactaaaaattattatgaattatTATCTAATATTATAATCGATTTTagagataataatatgtatattaaaaagttagatatatatatagattatattttccaaccatatactatatataacataCCTATATACATTACtccaaataatttaaaatatattttattacaatataCAAATACGTTTTTATCTAATTCATTATtagatgaatttttttttacttacaATAAAAGACATACAACAATAAATGTCGTCCCAGAAGTGAGGAACTGGGAACATGTAGAGGATTctgatgtatatatttatgaagaaaatgatataaatgataaaaaaaaagaacaaaaaagaaatatatccTTCATATATGTGCTAAATATGTTAAGCaccttttataaaattaaatttaactCTAGCAAATTGTTAGAATCTGTAATGGGTGAGATACATCAATTATGTGGGAAACGGTTTAATGAAAATCTGTGGTTAGACATAAAAAAATCTACAAAAAATGAGAAAgatattgaaatatatttagaaaataGTTCAAAAAAAGTgttaattaaaaatgtacCTTTAGATTTATTAGTATGGAaacttattaatattataatgagaGGTTCATTTAATATACCTATAGAGGATAAGgagaaattatataatttatttatgttagtacctaaaaataaagacaaaataaaagataaaaatgtagattattattttttatccaCTCCTGGGTATACTGTTGAGGAGATGTTGAGAGTATTtgaaaagaagaagaaaccgaaaaaaaaaggaaaagaaaaaaatagtgctaatgataataataataataataataatgataataataatgataattataatgacaattataataatgataataatatcaatagtaataataattatggtGATATGAAACAAACTTATTATAAGATTCTGTTAATTAAAGCATACCCACAACACTTACATGGAATACAAAACAATGAGAGGTTTAATGAATATCTTACATTCAATTTAGAAGCATTACCTTCTGTTATCGATGTTAAGAACCCAACAACGTGCTTAAGTTTTTATgtgaattataaaaatgaaaataaaatgactCATATAATTAATGTACCTGAAAATATATCTACAGATATGTTGTTAAAAACTATTTTGTCTGATAATTTTTGTAGATGGAAAAAGTTAccaaatgaagaaaaaatgaaattctcactacatttaaataaaaaagaaataacaaatattaaagattatataaataatggaGATATTGCACAACTCaaaacatttattttaataaataataaaaaaagaagggttcaagaaaaatatattgatttaGATAATACAACTGAATTAGGAtctaatgtaaataatatatcaaaagaagaattaaaagaaatacaattatatgataatgtattaagagaaatattaaataaaaattatatagattataataatatatctctTAGTGGTTATACAATAACAGTTTATGTTTTTGAtggtaataaatatgaaccTTTAACAATCTATAATGTACCCTTAAATATAACgaataaagatataataaactttttattaataaaatcaaatcatattaatataacgAAATTAATTGATGAATTTTTATTACTAAACGAAAAATtgtataatacatatatagtaaagaataaaaataaaaacatgttGGAAGAACAAAAtgttctttttataaaaaaattaaatgaagaagaagaagtaTTTCAGTTGAATGAATCCAAATTTTATTTAGTTCATAATCCCTTATTTAATCCTTTAGATAATTTACTTCAGAATAttgttcataaaaaatatgattttaAATCTGAAAAAATTGATATACATAGTGTGGGTGAAAAATTTGAAATTTTGACACtaaacattttaataaacaatgatattaataatatgcataataataatgtaaataataattatgtaaataataataatataaataataataatataaataataataatataaataataataatataaataataataatataaataataataattttagtTTTGGTAAGAAAAAATTTGTCATCACTGTTCTGAATATAccttataatatgtatataaccGAATTTTTAAGGTATTCCATAGGATATCAAAGAAAGTGGATATACAAATTTGttctcttttatattattaaaggtagtgaaaaatatatactaaaTGATGGAAATGATATTATAAGACATGGAAAAACAGTCAGCGAAATATTTCAGATATGTAAATCTGGAGATCTTTGCACCTTACACAttgatataaattttaatgaagctgataataatttggagaatgatatatttaatgagGAAATTAACgcaaaagaaatgaaaaatgtaGATGTAGATTCACACGCAGATGTAGATGTAGATTTAGATGCAAATGTCTATTTAGATGCAAATGCAGATGTGGAGggtaatataaacaaatttgTAAATAGTCttcataatgataatgaaaacCGTTTTATagtattaaaagaattaagtaagaaaatatatacagacgactatgaaaataaaaaaatagatatgTCCATAATATGCTTTGAATATAATGCTGGTTTATATGAAAGAAACCTTTTTGGCAGTTCACGAATTTGTAATAttccaaaaaattatactgTTGGAGATGTTTTAagatatgtaaaaaataaaataattgaaGATACTAATATAAGTATGTTGAATGATttacaattaaaaataatacataatgataattatatcgATATACCAAAAGATATGAATATAGAATATGCaattaattatttgtttatatatacccCTTTTATAGTATATCCATcagatgatatattaaaatataataatataattgatttaattttatataataccattatagatataaaagaaaactCTTTTGTTAAAAAAGACATTCCGATATATGTTAAGAAaggtaatatttttaaaaatgttagtttaaaatatatacctataaatataaaagaagatgaattattaacatatttattacattatttaaCAGATAATCATGAGGTTGTTTCTTTTATAAGAGATATAACATGTATATGTGTTTATCCTTTATGtgattcaatatatatatttcatgaAAAGAAACAATTATCATTAATACCTTCTATATCTTATCatatacaattaaaaaatgtttattatatatctacAGTAGAaacatatgaaaatttttataatatattaggtCATATGGAATTAAATTTGAATAAGTTCTTacatatacaaaatgatggaaataattataagaaaaaagaagcatataataatatttattatatgaataatgtgGATGAATTGATACATATTGatgttaatataatatttccaagcattcaaaaaataatacgtGTAAAGAATTtgaatgtaaatataaaaatggagGAATTgttgtataaaatatttggtTGTATAacgaacaaaatatataaatgggGGGAACTTTTTAGGAATTTTGTaggaaagaaagaaaaaattaatattgtcAATAATGACATAAAGaacaatagtaataatattaatagtattaataatatgaacagtattaataatatgaacaatattaataatatgaacagtattaataatattaacaatattaacagtattaataatattaataattgtgATAATATTGATAGGATAGATAATAAAGTGTTAAAAGATTACTTATGTGAggaacaaaatattataacattcATATTTTGTTCTCATGATAATAGTATACACGATTATCTGACATCCAGAATGATATACCTCCCGGCAATCATAAATTAtcaaacaaattatataactTTCTATAGTAGTATAAATGGATTTGCTAATAATGAAACTACTTTTCATGGGTTTCCCAATTATCTAAGTCCAGAAACAATGTTGACCATGttacaatataatttttttcatgtcataggaaaaaattatttgaaatTATATGGAAGTTTGTATGATAAGGGCACTGAtgaagatataatatataatacaaatgatatAAGAAAATCAGAAAATAAggacatatataataaaaatttaatagcTATGAGGGGTgctataaaatttatattaagaataaaaaataagggaaaaaaaaaatccttAGATACAAtacaaaatttaattaataatgaattaaatatTGCATGTGAAAATGTAGAAAATGATGTTGACATGGAAGAATGTAATGACTTTCTTTCttctttaaataattcaAGTATATTTTGGAAAAATGGTATATTAGGATTCATGGCAAATTCAATAGTTACTCgtgataatatgaataatagtTTAATATTACCTTATGTAGATTTTGAAATAAATGAGAAAAtgtttttacaaaatattttatatcatataaatatttctccatatttatataaattatttgaattaactcatattgataaaaaatgtaatacttataaaaaaaaattaaaaaatagtgTTGCACATATTCAATGTTTATTGTCATATGGATttagtatatattttgatttacATTATGATAGTACATTTGATAAATACAAAGGTTTTACATTAGGAGATAATTCTTTTGATATAACACAAATACATTCATTTCAAAATCTTCATGAACAAAATTTTGTagatttaattttatataatcatgataatacatttattacaatcaaaaatgtatatagaGATATGACAGTAGCAACATTCTTAAATGACTTATCAAAAACAAGATGTCATATACTAGGATTAACATATAATCAAATTTCTACATATTACAAATTAACCTATGAgatatataatgaaacaCATGACATATCACCAAATTTGTCTATTGCCGATGTGCACAACATTGTGATAAGTTTTTCTAAATCTAGCATACtattaaaaataaggaaaattGATATCACCAACGATATttcacataataataataataataataataatgatagtgattttattattaacagtGATAATATTGACTATATTAATGCTTTACCAGATTTATATTTAAGCCCATATCCTCCAGTTATTGATCTGAGtcaaaataattttcaagttaatatatatatgcactCTAAATTTATACCAAATGATTATTCCTTAAGAAAAGATATTGTACCacatattactattaataatgtaccatcaaatgtttttattttatcattaaagGAACTATtaaaaacaatatttatacaacATATGGAAAAATCTCAAACTACTACATTTCAGTTAAATTTATATGACTTTGAAGTcgaattttttattcttacttTTAATCGTTTTACTAGTAAATTTCATAAAATGAATTCTAATGTTTTAAGTAATTTAACTATCTCTAACTTTTATAGTACTTATATTCATGGTGGGTTATTTCTAAATATcgataaaattaaaattgatATACCAAATCTATTGAATGATTTTATTGATCATTTCTCAAAGGTCGTAATAGACTTTTCTCATCACAACATAGTCAAACAGTAA
- a CDS encoding calmodulin, putative, whose translation MRIVDKQIKESFLLADRNFDGHISSNELLYALRFLGVESDYSLMENKSGATYSMNDYVKIAKKHLGAHTPKERITNSLKKMDKNNNGTISVDALVHLVMTMSDILTENDYRKFKKFVDPESRNIIPLHVFVEKILS comes from the coding sequence atgcgCATAGTAGATAAGCAAATAAAAGAATCCTTCCTTTTAGCAGACAGAAATTTTGATGGGCATATTTCATCGAATGAATTATTATACGCTTTAAGATTCCTTGGAGTGGAATCTGATTATTCTCTAATGGAAAATAAAAGTGGGGCAACTTATTCAATGAATGATTATGTTAAAATAGCTAAGAAACATTTAGGTGCACACACACCAAAAGAAAGAATTACAAAttccttaaaaaaaatggataaaaataacaatggAACTATATCAGTTGACGCATTAGTTCATTTAGTTATGACTATGAGTGATATTTTAACAGAAAATGATTAcagaaaatttaaaaaatttgttGATCCTGAAAGCAGAAATATCATACCGTTACATGTATTTGTAGAAAAAATACTTTCGTAA